Genomic segment of Halostella limicola:
GACGTCGTCGCCACCGGGACGCCCGAGGAAGTGGCCCGGAACGACGACTCCCACACCGGGCGCTACCTCCGGGACCTGCTGCCCGACGTCGACCTCGAAGGGCCGCGCGGAGAGCGGAAACAGCCCGTCAAAGCCGCCAGCGACGACTGACCGCAGTCTCGCTCGGACAGAGCGACGACTGAGACGTTCCGGATCCAAACGTCGCTTTTCTTACCGTATCCCAGTTCAGGATACACCTTTCCCCGAGTCGCCCGTAGGATCGGGTATGACGACTGCCTATGCGGCGATGCGAGACGCGCTCGTGGTCGCCGACCGCGAGGGCGCGGACTGGTCCTACGACCACCGCCTCGACGGCCGCTCCCTGGAGTGCGTCGCGGCCTCGTCCGACCGGTCGGAACGGGCGTTCGTCGGAACGTTCGAATCCGGCCTCCAGCGGACGACCGACGGGGGCGAGACGTTCGAGCGCATCGGCGCGGCGTCCATCGAGCAGGACGCCGTGCTGTCGGTCGCCGTCTCGCCGCACGACCCCGACGTGGTGTACGCCGGCACGGAACCGTCGCGGCTGTACCGATCGACGGACAGCGGCGACACGTGGACGCAGGTCGGCGGGCTGACCGACCTGCCGTCGGCGGACGAGTGGTCGTTCCCGCCGCGGCCGGACACGCACCACGTCCGGTGGATCGAACCGGACCCGCACGACCCCGATCGGCTGTACGTCGGCATCGAGGCCGGCGCGCTGCTACTGACCGAGGACGGCGGCGACACGTGGCGCGAGCGCCCGCCGGGATCGCGCCGGGACAACCACACGCTGACCACCCACCCCGACGCGCCGGACCGCGCGTGGAGCGCGGCGGGTGACGGCTACGCCGAGACGCGCGACGGCGGCGAGACGTGGGAGCGTCCGGAGGACGGTCTCGATCACCGCTACTGCTGGAGCCTCGCCGTGGATCCCGCGGACCCGGACACCGTGCTCATGTCCGCCGCGAGCGGGGCGTACTCGGCGCACGACGCGGACCGCGCGGAGTCGTACCTCTACCGTAAGCGTGGCGGGGAGAGCGAGAGCGAAAGCGAGTGGTTCCGGTTGACGAACTTCCCCGCCGACGAGGGCGTCGTTCGTGCGGTGCTCGCGGTCGGTAACGAGGCCGGTGAGTGCTACGCGGCGACGAATCGAGGGCTGTTCCGCACCGCGGACGCCGGCGACCACTGGGAGCGCGTCCCGGTTCCGTGGGAACGGTTCGAGGAGCACACGTGCCAGGGGCTGGCGGTCGTGTAGGCCGGGAGCGCCGGTCCCGACCGCGAGATATTTGACCGCCGACACTGTACCCACGGCCGATGTACGACTTCGCCGTCGTCGGTGCCGGCCCCGCCGGCTCGCGGTTCGCCCGCCGCGCCGCCGAGGAGGGGTACGACGTGCTCGCGCTCGAACAGGGCGAGGTGGGTGACCCGCTCGCCTGCTCCGGTCACGTCAGCACGGACGTCTGGGAGTACGCGGGCCCGGACGCCCGGGCCGACCTCCTCCAGAACGAGATCCTCGGCGCGCGCTTCCACGTCGGCGGGCCGGGGAGCGGCGCCTATCCCTTCTACAAACGCGAGGTCGTGTCGAACGTCATCGACCGCGTCGGGCTCGACCGACACCTCGCCGACCTCGCCCGCGACGCTGGCGCGGACCTGCGCGAGCACCACACCGTCACCGCTGTCGACGAGTACCACGACCGCGTCGAGGTGACGGCACGGGGACCCGACGGCACCGAGACGTTCGAAGCACGGATGGTCGCGGGCTGCGACGGTCCGCGGTCGCGCGTGCGGGACGAACTCGGTTTGCCCGAGCCGGGCGAACTCCTCCACGGCGTGCTCGGGTTCGACGCGGACGCCGACGCGGAGAACTTCGTCGACGTCCACCTGACCGCGCCGCGGTTTTTCGCGTGGCGCATCCCGCGGGGCGACGCGGGCGTGGAGTACGGCCTCGCCGCGCCGCCGGGCGACGACGTCGGGCGGCGCTTCGAGGATCTGGTCGACGCGTACGGCGTCGACTGTCACCGCCGCTGCTCGGGCGCGATCCCGATCGGCCCGCCGGAGCGCGTCACCAGCACGCGCGGGTTCCTGCTGGGCGACGCCGCGGCGCAGACGAAGCCGTTCACCGGCGGGGGGATCCTCTACGGGATGACCAGCGCGGACCACGCGGTCGAGGCGATCGACCCCGACAGCCCGGGGAGCCTGCAGGGGTACGAGCGCGCGTGGCGCGGCGACCTCTCGCAGGAGATCCGACTCGGCCACTGGCTCCGCCGAGCGTACTCCCTGCCGGAACCCGTCCAGCGCGCGGGACTGCGGGCGCTCTCCGGCGAGATCGGGGTCCACATGGACCGGCCGACGTCGATGTTCTCGCGAGAGCACCTGCGGAAGGTCTTCTCGTAGCGAACAGGCGACGCGGGGGCGAACGCGGCGCAGGGCGGGGCGTCGCGCACCCGCGGGCCGCCCTGCGGTCGTGGTCAGGTCACGGCGGCGATGGCCGCGGACTCGGTGAAAAAGGTGCGGACGAAACGGATCCTTATTGGTACGTCGGCAGTCGCGCGGAGTCGTCGCTCCCGTCCACGAACGGCAGCGCCGTGCGCTGCGCCGGGACTTCCTCCCCGCCGACGCGGACGGTGAGGCCCCCTTCTGGCGCGTC
This window contains:
- a CDS encoding geranylgeranyl reductase family protein — encoded protein: MYDFAVVGAGPAGSRFARRAAEEGYDVLALEQGEVGDPLACSGHVSTDVWEYAGPDARADLLQNEILGARFHVGGPGSGAYPFYKREVVSNVIDRVGLDRHLADLARDAGADLREHHTVTAVDEYHDRVEVTARGPDGTETFEARMVAGCDGPRSRVRDELGLPEPGELLHGVLGFDADADAENFVDVHLTAPRFFAWRIPRGDAGVEYGLAAPPGDDVGRRFEDLVDAYGVDCHRRCSGAIPIGPPERVTSTRGFLLGDAAAQTKPFTGGGILYGMTSADHAVEAIDPDSPGSLQGYERAWRGDLSQEIRLGHWLRRAYSLPEPVQRAGLRALSGEIGVHMDRPTSMFSREHLRKVFS
- a CDS encoding WD40/YVTN/BNR-like repeat-containing protein, which codes for MTTAYAAMRDALVVADREGADWSYDHRLDGRSLECVAASSDRSERAFVGTFESGLQRTTDGGETFERIGAASIEQDAVLSVAVSPHDPDVVYAGTEPSRLYRSTDSGDTWTQVGGLTDLPSADEWSFPPRPDTHHVRWIEPDPHDPDRLYVGIEAGALLLTEDGGDTWRERPPGSRRDNHTLTTHPDAPDRAWSAAGDGYAETRDGGETWERPEDGLDHRYCWSLAVDPADPDTVLMSAASGAYSAHDADRAESYLYRKRGGESESESEWFRLTNFPADEGVVRAVLAVGNEAGECYAATNRGLFRTADAGDHWERVPVPWERFEEHTCQGLAVV